From the genome of Ammospiza caudacuta isolate bAmmCau1 chromosome 12, bAmmCau1.pri, whole genome shotgun sequence:
GGAGCTCATACATGCCTGCAGTTTCCAGAACTAGCCAAAAGAGGAGAAGAATCCAGGAGTGAGAAAACCTCAAGCTGGATCCAGCCAGAATACCATCAACAGCCTCTTGGCATCTACAAATTTGTCTCTGACCACTTAAAATGCTTCTAGTGTCTTAAGCTGCTATAAGATCTTAAGATCTGTTACAGGAATGTAGATCAAACCTGGCTTTAAAATGTCTCCAGCACAGGTGGCTCAGCTGTGCTGATCTTGCTGACCAAGGGCAGGTGGCTGCTTTCAGTCCCTGAACTTTCTCTGCTGGTGTCTGCAGGGGTGAGCAGAGTTCAGACTTTGCTGAACTCACAATTGCGTCAACCCAGAGCCCAAAGTGCACAAAAACTGGTGCTAGGAAAACCCTAGCTGAGTTCACAAGAATTAAGCTGAAACCTATGGGACACGGAATTCCTCACTCATGGGGCACATGTCCAGCACCCACACCTAGCAGGGTTCATtgccacacagagcctggggctggccTGGTCAGGGCAGGTAACACTGCATGTCCAGCACCACCTACCTACAAAGCAGGTTGGTATTGCCAGTGCCATGCAAGTATGTTCCAGAATTCACCCATCCCCATGGGGCTGCTTTCCAAACAGCACTGATCACTGGGCTGGATCACATTTGGCCTTGACTTTTAAGCCTCTAATCTTATCAAACAGTTCTTTGTCCCAGAATTTCACAAATCTGGGACCTCACTCTGCAGATTAGAGGAGGGTATCAGTCAGACCCTGCTAGAGAATATCAAGTGTCTGTGGAAAGTGGGAAAAACTAAAAGGATGAAGACTCAGCCAAGATGAGAGCAGAGTGGGCAGGGTGACATCAACCTTCCTAGAGAAGCTCCTGCTGACAGGAGAGTTTGGTCAGGACAGGCAAGCACAGAACTGCCCAGTCTTTCATCTAAAGCTCTATGCTCTCAGAAGCCTTCACCTCCTGAAGGCCCAGAGCTGGCTTCTCTCCTTCCCACACACCATTCCTGCACATTGCAGAAAGGAATGGCAGGTAAGTATGACCAGAGCAGACCACAGAACAACCCCAAATATCTGTTACATTTGCTGCTCTTACATGCTGAAGGGAAGGATGCTCCTGTTTGCAGAATGTCAGAGCAGCCCTTGTTCCAATGAGCATAAACTCCATGGCACCCACCTGAGCATCTCCCCTGCAGCACTTTCCCCTCTGAACAGACCACAATTACTAAAGCTGGACATTCCTGCTGTGAACTGAACTGTGTGAGGGGACAGTGGCTCTTTGTATTTCCAAGCCAGTTGAAGCAGGCAGAACTAGATAGCGGTGGGCTCACTGCCTACCACCCAAACCAATTGCTTCCTTGCACGAATCATTTACCCTTCCAACATCTTATCctcagaaagagaaagaagctCCTGGCTTCCTTTCTGTCCAGTGCCAACAGCAGCTCAGCCTTTGCTGCACCTCTTTGTGCTAGCAGGACATGGCCACATTTGTGCTGGGACAGGTCTTGCTGAGGCCACTAAAGCACAAGTGGGACATTAAAGACACAGAACTATATAAGAGAATTTTCCGCTGTTCAAATAGAACAGGACAACCAGAAAGGTTTACTGTTCAAACAGTTTATTATCAACTCTGTTAGGTTGTGGCTATCAGACTTTATATCCATTCAGTGCTCCAGGAGGCTCTAGAAGcatgggagcagctgccagtggAGAGGGATGGGCTTCAGCTGACACCTGCATCTCCTTCCATACTGACCATCTGGGCTTTTGGAGGGGCCTCTCATCCAGGcctgctgcacacagggctCTCTGTTTGAGGGCAGCTCTCCTTTTGCAcattcccagcagccagggatgTGCTCTGTTGAAGCTGGGGTTATAGTAGTAGAGGATCTAAAACAAGGAGAAGAGTTAGTTGCTACTATTCCAAGACTGGAAAAACCCAAGATACAAGAACTAGGACTCTGAATTGCAAAAGAAGAGCATGACTAAGGAAAAGGACTTTGAACTTAAATATGCAACTTAAAGCTCAGGCTAAAGCATTATGTGGCCATTGTGTTCAGCCATCACAACTGAGGTTTTGCCCTCCCGGAGGCCAAAGCAAAACAGCtgctttcaaaaattaaatatgacTATTTCTCAGCAGCTTCAGTGCAGATTGAGTAGGCAGGAAATCCCATGATCCTTGGATGCATCTGCTTGGCATTGGGCAGGTGCCACAGGAAGATTTAATACAGATTTAATACAGCAAGACACAGAGCACAAACATTCAGAGAAACCAGATTACACTGAGTCTGTCTGTCCCTTAAACAGGTTCAAATTCAGTAGCTCTCACTGAAATGTATCTTATTTGCATTTCTGCTAGTCAGAAAGACTCTCTCAAATCTGCCTGAGCACAGGCtgagaaaggaatgaaaaccaAACCACTCACTCCCATCCCCACCTCTTCTATGGCAAGGCCTTATTTGCTGTGAAGGTGCCTCTCCCCCCAGATTATCACAAGCATTAgtagctgtgcagagcagctgctgtacctggctgtgagcagaagctgctgcttcctctgaTAGGAATTCAGGCAGGGAGGCAGATCTTTGGCAATCCCGCTGCACTTTGGTGAATCCATAGAGGTTCAGCTGGCGAATGACACTCCTGATGTGCTGCGTGTTAAAAACCTGCTGGCAAactcccctgcccagcacctccACCTCAAAGAGATCCTTGTTGATGGCCACACATTTTCCACCTTCACTCCACCAAATGGACCGAAACTGGTCACTTTCCAGCATTTTCCAAAGCTTCTCTGGAAAGCAGAGGGGCAAGAATAGATTGCCTTTGCCTGTGCTCTCACTGGAAACAGCAGGAGCTCCTTTGGTCTTGTGTGTGTCACTGCCATTCCAGATGTCCTGCTCGTCCTCCATCACTTGTATGGCAGTGTCACAGGGCACAATTCCCCCCTGTCCTGgaaggccaggagcagccatgtCAGCCCACTGCCCCAGTGCACCTGGAGCAGAAAGGGCTGGTGTTTCTGGGGGAATCAGCTTGCTTTTCTATTCTCACAGGTGGCTTGAAGCTTCCCTCATTGGCCATTGCCCTGCACAGCCATACCTCGTTCTCCCAGTCAGTGGGCAAAAGCCAACTGGCCACGGCTAACTGTGGGTTCCAATAAATATTCTGGCATATCACCATGGTGCCTgtgctctggggacactgcaggtgATATCTCAGTGATGGTTGCCACTGATCTCACCACTGATCTCAGTGGTGCcatggcagtgggagcagcccaAGCAGAAACTGCTGAAGGGAACTTGTTTCTCTGTCTggtgggagcccagagcccagcagtgcccacagaGCTGtcctgaggggctgtgggcaaGGAGAGGCCTGGGCCATGTCTGGCTGCACCAGGAGTGGGTTCCTAGGGAGGAGCTGGGATAGCTGCAGCCTCATCCCAGGGCCCTGTTTGGGGACATTTCTGGCTGGGCCCCTCTGACACCTGCAGAAATGTCCTTGAGGATATCAGAGAGAGAGGGGCCAGCCCAAGGGACTGCACTAGGCTGCACAGGGGGAATGTGGGAAAGCCCAGCCCTGATGCCAAAGGCGGAGGCCAGCCAGGGCCTGGCTGCTGGGTGGTGGTGACAGAGATGAGGCATTCCAGACAttctccagcacagctgggaagtGGGGGAGCAGCTGCTTGTCAAGCTGTACAGGGTCTGCATATGCAGGGATATGTGTTAGGGGTTAGCTGTGTTACCTTGGCAAGCACAGGCTTTCTGTGAGCAGACACctgtgtgtcctgtgcaggagctCCTGTGAGCACCTCCTTCTCCATGCCAGCAGTGGTTCCCTGGACAGGCCAAAGATCTTGGCAGCTTCCTGAGGGGCAGctttcctccagctcctcatccAGGCACAATACAGCTGGGGTTCTTTTTTTTGTGGCTCACTCTTGGCTTGTAGCCTTCCAGCACCTTGGGATGGTCCATCTTAAAGCTGGGCTATAACAGAGCTAGAAAGtgcagagaagaaggaagagttaGTTGTAACCAGTTCAagcctgaaaaacaaaaatacataaGGACTAAGACTTTAGTCTTGGCCAAAATCCAAACCTAGGCTGGCTCAGATGTTACAATATGGTTCTATTAAGTGATAACCAGCCCTGAGTTTTTACCTGAGCAAGTCCACAGAGCTGTCCTGAAGGGCTGTGGGCAAGGAGAGGCCTGGGCCATGTGCAGCTGCACCCAGGAGTGGTTCCCCaaagacagcagggacagctgcagcctgggacaTCCCAGTGCCCCATTTGGAAACCTGTCCAGCTGCACCCCTCTGACACCTGCAGAAACACCCTGGCAGTCTGCACCTTTTATGATTCACTGGAGAAACACCTTACAAAGCTCCTTGATAACAAACTAGCCTTTAATTGGCTAGGAAAAGTTCTGCCAAGCAAGGGGAAAGGGTTTTCTGTGTTGAAACACATTGCAGCAAGCCTTTGTGTGGAGTAAACACTCTTCATGCCAGCAGGATCAATACAAACAACCTGTCTTGGtacccagctctgagctgctgcttgtctctctcttgcagcccagGGTGAGGCAGTTTGGCTGCAGCATTCTGTGGTCTCTGTGAGAGGAGAGGCTATTTctgaggggacagagacccAGCAGATGGCTGAGAGCCCAGAACAACCCCTGAGCTCACCTTGTTAGCACTGCCAGGTTGCTGTTTTCTGACAATCTGTTCTAAACATTGGCTAAGTTTGGAAACAGTGCTAAAAGCAGGCTTGTCATGGTCGTGCCAATGAATGAAGGGCTTGTCAACAGAGGGAGCACAAGGGAGAAGtgtaaatattattatatttccTCTATAGAACAGTTCATATCTAGCTGTGAATCCCTCAAACTGCTCCAACAGGGCTTTAATACTCTATTAAGGGCTGGAAAATTGGAGGGTCAGAGGATATTTCACTGTCTAGCTCCAGACTTTTGCAAATGAATGTAAATCCTCAATTCAAAACAGATTCAACAAGCCAGTTCCTAACAGGTTCTGACCCTTATAAAGTGTCCATATTCAGCTTTTGACTTCAGCTTTATCTCCAGAAAATCCTCAGCAATTTAGGCTTACTCCAAGGGCAAAGCTCACCAAGCATTCACAGAAGACAAGGAGCAGCAAcatgcagctgctggcagcaggacaaACCCTCTGGGGTGAAGAACCAGCATCCAGTGATCACAGCACCACCTCTCCCAACTCAGCCTTCAGGAAGTAAGTTGTTgtgttttttcctgtgaaagcagaaaggtgaagaaagatgCTGGTTCTCACAGGAAGATGgacaagttaaaaaaataaaggaaaaaaagggaggtGCTACAGCTGCAGTGAGTTTGGGGTGTGCTGCTTTGAGTTATCCTGAGCTATAGGAAAAGCCTGTAGGTGTAGGAGTCTCCTGCAACACCTCAGGCCTTCTCAGAAGAATTTATTTGCCACTGCAAGtcacacagctctgcatttcTTGGTCGGGCTTACTCCCTCTTGGAGACCAGGCAcattcctctgcccctgcctttCAGCTCAATGCCAGGCCTGCAATGTGTCTGACAGAAAAACCAAGCCCTGGCAAAACCAAGCACATTCTTGTCTAGCACCATAGCTTGACCCACTGATgagttattttttcattatttcctgGAGATGTGGGAAACAGCTGGAGCCAGAATCCGTGACAGGAAGCAATAGAATTTCAGGCATTTCAAAAATAGAAAGATCAGCAAGGTTAGGCTTGAACCAAGTGAGGCAGACAAAGCTGTAACCCCTGCCAGGAGGATGAGCAATCCAAACAGTGGATGCCTATATCTGAAGGAGAGATTTTCCCCAGTTACAGCAGAGGAATATGTTTTAAGTAGCTGGCTTTTGGTCTCTGTTTTGTTTACTCTTccaaagacaaaaccaaaagtgACGCCATAGCCTTCTTCATTAAGTGCAGAAGAAAGCATCTGGGAAGGGCAGCAAAACATGACAAAGTCCAGACCAGCCTAAACAGAGACACCCACAAACCCTCCTGAGCCTGCTGAGTATGTAGATATTTATCTAGTACAGCCTGCTACTACAGCTGAACAGAAAACACCTGCTGGGCTTCAGGATGCTCCAAGCAGCCAGGAGTAGAACAGGGGGAACATCAcactcagctgctcctcaggggtTGCTTGGTCCCTTGAATAACCACAACTGCACAGAAGGAGCAGACCTCAggtgctgggagcagatcccacagctctgccataGCTGTGTTCATGCTGGCTCCAGTTCAAGGGCTCTATGGCCACTGCCCACTTGTCAACTCCTGGCAACTTCTAGCCTGTGCCAAGCAGAGGCTGAGGAGCAGAATGAGGAAGTGATCCACTGAAACTTGTTCTGTGTGAGGGAACAGCACGAGAACAGCACGAGAAAGGCATTGCCTGCCCAGGAAAGTGCCACTAAAGCTGGAGAATGGCCAAGCTCTTGTTCAAGCTGGCTGATTTGATCACAGAAGCCAGTACCTCTGCCAAATGCAGGCACTGGCTGAACACTATTGTAATTAGAGCTGAGGTGCTAAACCTGTTGTTTCTAAttcctgttatttttattattttcagtaaTTTGTGTTAACCTGaagtattttcagtattttgtgtTAACCTGAAGAGAGATGGTGTCCAGTTTCAAGAGGCAGGAGAAGTTTCATGCTAAGAACACCCAGTTTTGTTTTCCTACTTAAGCAGAGTGGTCCATACCGAGTGGTGCAAACCTAGGTGCACCAAAAAGGTCCTAAGGCAAAGTACTTCCCTTGCTAAATCAACTTATTGAACAATTAGGGTTAGCAGTATTTAGTTCTGTCAAATTTCCCCAAAGGTAATTATTCTAATCAGCAAACATTTATTAGAAATTGCAGAGGTACAGTAAAGGACCAGCAGAGGAAGGGATCAGCTATTTCATCTACAGCTGTCCTGACCTTCAGGGAAAAATCTCTCTAGCACAACATGGTTGCCATAAATACTTACACCATGACAAAAGATGTCAGAAATGCAGGCTGTTGACATTACAGGATCCTCAGCCAAAGCAAAACCGTATGGCTTTCAAACTGAGAGTTTAAAGACCAGCAAGTTTCATGACAGTGCGATATGTTATCCTAGAGTTTAGAGGGCAGGAAAGTGCAGCTGACATTGAACACaaatatattcttttcttttaaggaaGTTCATTTCCGAATGACACAGAACTGTATAACTCATTGCCAAGTTTCAGCTCGAAACTAAGCACACTtgtcttgaaggtctcttccaacctagtgattctgtgaagttCATAAAAGTTCATCAAGGCAGAGTTCACCagaaattttattcttttaatgattaacaattttctctctctctctcttttttttttttctttttttttttttaattcctagTACATGTCCTCTGGCTCAGGGGATTGCCAGGAGCACAGTGCACACCAGCATCTTCCTTTAGAGTCTGCTGCTAGCTGGATGGACATTTGCTCTGACTCACTTGACTCATCCAGTCAGCCAAGACTGAAGTATTCAAGTGTCAGTGTTGTTTGTGCAAAACAAAGCCTCATTTGGCAGTGTGGGGTTTCTCAAAGTGTCATCTCAGAGTGTTCAGTTCCTCCTTCTGTCTCCTGTGAGCCTGAAAAGACAGACCACCATCCCCGAGGAGGACAgacacagggctgctctgcttcTTGTTTGTAAAGCATTACAACAGTGTGCAAGCAAATGGTCTAACCTCTCATGAAAAGACATCTTAGATAAATCCCTTGCATGGAATTAATCACACTGGTGTTGCAATCATGGGTGTCATGGATAAAAATGACccaaagaggaggaggatgacaATTTTCCATCAGGGCCTATTTACTCTAATTATAAACAGAGATTCCAAGCTCTCTTAAGCTAGGCAACAAGCACCTACCTGTGGCCTGTTATTTTAGCTGAGGATTATGCTGCAGCAGATTTTCTGCCACATATCTGGAGGGGGCTGCCTTGATCTTACAATGTCAACAGCACAAGCATCATTTTACTGCTGAATATATGTTTCTTGCACAGTTACAGaaacatttccctgctgctATAAAGAAGTACTCTCATATCACCTCCAGATGTCATAACTATTAGGTAAAGGTTCCTGGTGCCAACCCCATCATAACCTCTTATACCTTGTTCAGTACAAAACCCTGcccctgagctgagctgtggtctctgctgtgctggtgaaACCAGCATTCACAGTGGGGTTCTGGGCTTAGACTGTGGAGAGGAAGCTTTAgcactaaaaaataaaatcatgagTGACCACATTAAATTAAGTTGAACATATCTTTCATGCAACTCCTGTCCTTTCCAAGTGAAATGCACCTGTATGGATGTGGTGCTTTTACAGCTTCTCACCTAATGCTTTTATGCAGTAGGGGAGGTAGAAAGATGACACAAAGCCCACACATGGTAAAACACCTTTGCAGCAGGATAATCAAATCCTCTACATTGTAAAAGCAAGCATAGAGTCAGGTCATTGGGCTCAAGCAATTGATCAGGTAGAAAACCTGAGATA
Proteins encoded in this window:
- the LOC131563225 gene encoding heat shock transcription factor, Y-linked-like, whose translation is MAAPGLPGQGGIVPCDTAIQVMEDEQDIWNGSDTHKTKGAPAVSSESTGKGNLFLPLCFPEKLWKMLESDQFRSIWWSEGGKCVAINKDLFEVEVLGRGVCQQVFNTQHIRSVIRQLNLYGFTKVQRDCQRSASLPEFLSEEAAASAHSQILYYYNPSFNRAHPWLLGMCKRRAALKQRALCAAGLDERPLQKPRWSVWKEMQVSAEAHPSPLAAAPMLLEPPGALNGYKV